From the genome of Dermochelys coriacea isolate rDerCor1 chromosome 1, rDerCor1.pri.v4, whole genome shotgun sequence:
GGGCAACACTGTCTCAAGTGACAGCAGAGCCCTCATGCCCACAGAAGAGCCCCAACTGGCAGTAGGATCCTTGCACACACCCTGATGCCCTAAGCCTTTAAGCAACAGTGAGGCTCTCCCTACCTGAGTGAGCCCCTAGGCTGCTCTCAGCCATGTAAATAGAAGCCTTGGAACAGGGAGGCAACACTAGCACTGGGCGgggccagctgcagctgccaCTCACCCAAGCCCATTGTGAGATGACAGTCGGGGTGCGGCGGGACTGGCTCCAGGGAGTAGCTGGGCGGGGCCTAGTCAGGCAGGCCCTATAGGGACCAGCAGAGGGCTCCTCCCTGGCTGCCAGCAGTGGGTGGTTAATGTGTGGGCTGCTCAAGCCAGGGGGTTACTTGCAGGCCTCATAGTctgtttctcccttccccttgctCACTGATCTTTCTCCCCAGAAAATGACTGGCCTTCAGGTCAATCTCAGCCCGCTGCTGGAGCCGCTTGGCTTCATGAAGGTCCTTGAGTGGGTGAGTCTGGAGTAGAGTGAgctgggggggttgttttttcttAGAGCAGCTGAGCTATAAGGGAGTGAACCTACATTCCCCTTGTAGGTTGCAAactccctggctgggctgggcttgtaGGGGAACAGTAGCCTTTTCTATGGGGTAGGGATGTTGATGAGGCCAAGCGCTTGCAGGTGTGGGCTTGGGCATGGCCTGGTTGGTGAGGGGTTTCCTGGCTCTCCAAGGTGGCAGTGCCTCAGAGAACTAGCCAGATCTCTTATTCTCCACTACAAGTATCTTCACCACAAAATAACTTCTTAGCTGGTGTTTGTGACAGAGCTGTGCCTGCCTCACTTCATTTAAAGAGAAACCGGTATAACTGCAGCATATTTGTGCTGCTGGGGTGTCTGTGTGGTGGGTCTTCTGTTTGTTGGGGTGAGGAAGGGGAAACAAGAACTATTGACCAAGATCTAGGAAGAAACTCTGCTTCCTGGCAGTGGAAGCCTTGGgcctgtgtttttgttgttggttttctGGGCAGTGGAGGTTGGGAGGGGAATGTTAATAAATAATGTTCTAAGCACAGGTAGCTTCCACTGATGTGAAGTTGGAGTTGTAGGGGGCTGGCATCTCTGAAGCAGGCCCTGTTTCTCTGGGTAATTGCCCAAAATTGTGTTTTGCTATTTCACTGACACTAATTAACAAAGGCAGTGAAAGTTTAAAATAATTCTCTATTTTAAAAGCAGACCTCTCTAGGTATTACAAATGCCTTGGATTCGTGAAACTAAAATTAAAATCTTACTTTTCCCccaactttattttcttttaaagttagtGAGTGTAAAAAAGTAAGGACTACTAGTTTTCGCTATTGGGTTAAAGTTGGTGTCACTCTTTTCTTTAGACCATAGTGGAGTGCTTAAATCCAAACCACCTCTCTTTTGAAATGGAAAGAGAGTAATTCTGGTGAAACTTGACTGCACTACTTGTAGAAAAATGCTGTGGCAATGACAATGCTTGTTTGAATCAGACCTTTGCTGATGGAGCACTATACACCAACTCTTATTTGGGAATGATCATTtaatacaaatgtaaataaatggtgTCTTCCTCCCATTATTGACTGTACTAGATTTCATACAGTCTGAGAATACTAATATATTGTTTCAATTTCTATAGATTTTTTCCATCTTTGTTTTTGCCACCTGTGGAGGTTATAAAGGTACAACTACAATTTTAGTTTCTTGTAAAGGTGTTGTGAACAAAACAGTTACAGCTGCTTTTGCTTATCCATTCAGGTGAGTCTATTCTTTTACTTCCTTCCTGTCCTCACCACTGCCCACTAATTTTATTGGATTCACTTGTTACCCATGATAATATGGAGGaatctgccttttttttaaagtcatatcTTATGCTAATTCAAACATCCTGCAATGTATAGTATGTTTTTGAGAAATCAGGGCACTAACTACTGAAAGCATGTCTGTCTCCAGCTCTATGCAGATTATGTGGCTGGGAAAAGAAATTATATTGCCAAATGGATATGTACACCTTCTGGATGACTATCATGAGCTGAAAGCATGTACTTTAGTGGTGTATGAATCATTAAACTATCTCTAGACTCTTAAAAAAAAGGTTACCCTTAATGTTGTCTTCATTTTATCTCAATACTAAAGTACTGCTGATCCTTTAAACAGAATTTTAAGGGGATTCTAAAATCTTTAACAGATGCTTTCTATTTATCGAATAATTCTAATTCCATTGAGGAATCCAATTTAGACTTTAGGTGTAGCATTTTGCTTAAGTACTGAATAGAAAAGCTCACCTGGCATTATGTGCACCAGCAGTTGATTTCTATATGAATATGATAAATTAAACTTGGTAGTTGCCCATAACACATTGCAGCAAAGACAGAACAATATTTCTGTGGGAATATAAGAGGGAGACTAAAAAACACTTGACTAGAATCCCAGCCAAATATAAACAGCAAGGTTCAGAGAAAAatagggaaggaagaagagtgacgcttcctcctctttctcagcATCCAGAAGGGGCCCTAATAAACATAGGCCTCAATCCTGTAAACTGCTCGACAGGTATCGAGGGCTGTAGCTGCGCAGAGCAGGCTATGGGATTGGAGCTTTAGCAGATGGTGAAGGCTAGTATAAAAGATGcaggactccctgccccaaatCAACATCCAGAGGGGGCAAATCTATTGTGCTGTCCATTCAGTCCACTAGAGTTGAGTTGAATCTCTCAGCAGAACTATTGGGAGcctaaatatttgcatttaccTACAGCTAATGATGTAACCCTCTGGCTGGCAAGCTCTCATCTAGCTGTTTTAGCTTAGGCTAGCACATTTAAATTAAGTACAGTTAAATTAGGCTTGTTTCCAAGTCTGAGTGGCTTAAACTTCAACTTCCAGGTTCTGAGTTAGTCTTCATTTGTAACTTCTATTTAAGTGTGGCATGCCTTGTGGCAAAATCTAAgtcaaggtggggaggggagtataGAGAGAGTATTATGCAACTTGAGTTACTAGTCAACGTATTCATCTAAAGAATGCCTTATGCAGTGGGAGTGTTGATGATATTTTTCTCATAAAATGCTAAGATACTGAGGTTTCCACTTGTGCAACAAAGTCTTGCTATGGAAAATGCACTGTCTTTCCCCCACAGGTTGAATACAGCTGTGTTTAGTGCACCAGATCCAACCCGATGCGGTGGCACTTGGACTGACTTTCACCTTGTGGGCGATTTCTCCTCTTCTGCACAGTTCTTTGTAACTTTTGCAGTCCTGGTATTCCTTTACTGTATTGCTGCCCTTGTACTATATGTTGGGTACATGCACCTGTATCAGAACACTGGCAAAATCCCATTGATTGTAAGTAACTAACACTAAGCTATTTTcgtcttttgtttttaaaaccactgAAAGGAAAAATGATTTCTGCTCAGCACAGACCTGTTTAAGTGACAATTAAACTTAAATTGTCACATTGTGGTGCAGTGTGGAATGGTTTAAAATCACTTGGGTTTATTAAAAATCACTAATTAAAAAATTTATCGAGTTGCTGCTTTGTAAAATTAAGTTGAAAACTGTTGCCACTACAACTTtagattaaaatataaacaaactaaaTTTATAAATGGtatggcattttaaaatgatatttactGGAAGGGGTTTTTTATTAAACTTAACAAAACCAATGTAAGcgaaaaggaaaaccaaagatGAAGGCacagatcctgcaaactctttAACTGgtgtgtaactttactcacatgaattccactgacttcaatgggactgctcatgttaAAAGctaagtatgtgcataagtgttaGATTTAGCCCTTGACACTGCCATCTTCATTAACTTGTAGTGGCAGAAAATATTGACGCGGTGGCAGCACTAAAAAGTTACTTTCAATAAATCAATGACACTATTATGAATTGTGTACAGAAACAGGCAAAcacaaaaataggagcctaatgTTTGCTTATAAAGattttgttttgggggagggtTCTTTtgattttgggggcaggaggtgctAAGTGCATTAAAACAAAAGACACACAAGTAACAACGCAAGTCGCATTGACTTCAAACTACAAAACAGGACAAAGGAATGTAGCCTGGTCAAAGCATTTCAGATTTCTTGACTTGTGGAAGTTCAATATATTGAAAGGAGTTGTTCGCTGCAGACCAACTTTATTGCTTATGAATCTTGTCTCTGTTTATCAGAGTAAGGACGTTAGCGAGGCCTGGGCTTGTTTCAGCACAGATGAGCACTCTACAAATTTTCTTATTAAGAAGTTTCAAATATCATTTGAAATTCTAACAACTGGGAGACAAGTAAAGAACTTCCACTCTACCTCCTTTTTCCATTTTACAGTCTTAAATTACTAAAAAACTAACGTAAATAAAATCTTAAGccaattttagtttaaaattattaTCCTTCTTTGACTGAAATCTTCTGACTAGTCAGGCGTAATCATgaataggcattaaacactttAACAGATTGGGAATCTTAATACAAGTATGGTTCACAGAAAACAGGCATTTCCTATTGATTGCTGCAGATTTAAATGACTAAGAATATAGGACCTTGATTCTGCAGTTGGGTCTACCTTGGTGGCTGGGTGGAGACAATGGAACTTTGTGGTTTCCAAAGTTTGCTTGTACAATCTGATTGCAAAATGTAGGCCTAAGTCTGCAGTGTGAAATACATGCAATAAGTTTAGACACTTATGTTTTAAATGTGCTTGTGAAGGTCATCTGATCTTTCCTTTCTTTGCAGAATGGCTATAATTGGACTCTTTGGTTTTTTGGATCTTGCTGCTTAAAATAGCAAAACTAGTAAATTAATTCTTAGTCTAAAGGATCACAGTCAATTTAAATCTcacttttaaatatgaaaatatttcaccTACTAGTGTTACTTTTAACACCTAAAACTACAGACAAATATTTGGGGTAACTTGACAGCTCTCTGAATATTGTCAATTCTGCAGTTTCCTCTGGGCAGGCTTTTTTCACAAGGCAACAAGagatgcagttttgttttgtgtgttttttgtttaggGGCAGAAAGATTTAGGGGTCAGATATACCACCTAAAACtacttattttaatttaatgtccatattttaatttttactacCCAAACTCACAgtttccaatttgtcaaaatggcattttaagACACAGTGAAAGTCTCCCAGGCCACCAAGTCCTATCTGTAAAAGACTATCTTGTGTCCAAGGGCTAAACTAGAAAGGGCTATGTTAGTATAGTTAAAATGGCAAACCTCCTCACCTATTTCCATGTGTGGATGCAATTTTAACTGTATAAAAGTACTTCTATAggcatagcttttttttttttttcacttcccaAAATGGAAtaagttatatcagtataaggAACCTTTTAAACCAGTAACATCATGTTAgtacttataccagtataactgcattaatgtttaaaaaatattatatatacaccACAATTGACATGCTGTTATAACTCTTCTAGTGGTCAGGCCTGGGACTTGGCTTGGAACCCGGATATTAGCTTTTCTGTAGACTTTCtgagtgaccttaggcaagtaaCTCTTTTCCAGCCTCATGGGGATTTTATGAAGGTAGTCACTACTGTATAGACAATTCTCTGAATAGTTCAGAGTCTACGTATTGGACAACTTAAAAACTGCAGCACTTCAAACAGCAGAATGACACTTTTTTTGGCTGTCAGTGTACCAAgagatttaatattaaaaaatatcaGTACTGCATTCTCAAGCACAACTTGATTCTCCTGAGCCTCTTTGCCAATTCTGGGAGGGTGGTGAACATTTAGGATAACTTATCACACTGAACTGTACCTAACATTCTGCCCatgttttaaataacttttgGGGAGTGCAGGCCTTCAGATTAGAGAGGTAGATTTCTTCTATCTGAATTGTGTTGACAAATTGTAGTAATTGCTTGACTACATTTGGTTAGTTATTTCATAATGAAATATACTTAGACTAAATAACCAGtatcagtcaggtttattaatGTGGTAGGTACAGGAAAAATGTTCTATACAACACCAATCTCCCCAGAGCAGTCCCGTGCAGCGATATTATGTTCACCTTACACAAGGTGTGCTCTAAGTTGTACGTTTCAGCTGATATTATTTGACAAGTTACACATTTTTTTACacgtcactaaaatccaacccatcagtttttgttccagttccctaacttGTTTTGTTCCTTATCTTTTGGATACTAGCATTTCAGGCACTGATAGTGCAAGCTACGAAGGAAGTACCTTCACATAAGATACAGAAtgaatgtatcttgatttttacaAGTTTCCTGTCTGCTTATTCCAAATGCTTACTTCAGCAAATGcaaggtgttatgggatacttgGCATAAGTGAATAGGATTATGGTATAGGCAGTTCAGGCTAAATTACTGTTAGTGTTTGTACTAATGCATACTAATATATGGTGTGGATAATACCCACTGTATTATACTATCTTTATATGCTAGCCAGCATATTTTAGTCATCAACTGCTAAGTTGAATGTTTATAACCTTTTTAGCATAGAAGGGGTGTAGACAGTTCCAGTTACAGTACTGTCTGTGTAACTTTTATATTGTGTTCACAAAGAAAACTAGTATCTGAGACTGCTTAACTAAATTGGCTTAATATGTTTGCACAGGTAAGTCAATAGCtatggacctgaagaagagctttgtttagctcaaaagcttgtctttcaccaatagaagttggtccactaaagaTACTGTCTTTATCACTGTCTAATAGTTACCTCACTCACTGTCTAATAGCTACATATGCCAATGTTGTATCTTGACAGCAAGTCTGATGCATTTTTTCACTTTTCCCTTAACTGGAAAATGTGTTTAATTCTGTTGTGGAAGTGGTAATTGACTGACAGTTGTTTTTTGGTATAGGACTTGGTTATTACTGTCATGGCAGCTTTTCTGTGGCTAGTCAGCACTTCAGCCTGGGCTAAGGCACTTACTGATATAAAAATATCCACCGGTCCCAGCATTGTTCGGGAAATTGCGTCCTGCAGATTACCAGGATCAACTTGTTTGTTTGCCTCTGTTACCAGCATGGGAACTCTGAATGTGTCCGTGGTACGTATGTCAAGACTTATAGCATCCTTGCTTGTATTGCACCTGAACTTACAATACACACTTAATGGTATTCTATGTAGCACCCATTTTTAGTTTTACTGAAATTCCATCATGGGTTACCAGTCACCCATGATGCTCATCCTAAGGCAGATCACTCAGAGGCGGATTAAGGTTTCCTaggtccctgggccagagcaagtgggggggcccctccccaccccttccacatgTGGTCTTACCTCTATTTTGCATCCGATCTAGCCCTTGCACATATGACCTTGCCCATGGCACCTCTTTATGCCCCTTCCCTGGGGTCCTGCCCATTTTGCCCCCAAACTGTGGccccaagaccagagaagctctgttcccccaccagagccccaggCTACAGCAGGTAgcaagagctcctccagtcctagggctgcagcagggatccCTGTTCTGGGGCTTCCCTTGCTCCCCCTGGcttctgctggggatgggggtgctaGGAGCTTCCCCTGCTTCCACACCTGGCACAGCTACCAGGGAACAGGGTTGGGGGCATGGGGGCTTTTCccaccagcccagggctctggggtccCCCCATTGGCCaaggcccctgggcacaggcctcATAGGCCCAGTGACTAATCTGCCGCTGAAGGCACTAACCAG
Proteins encoded in this window:
- the SYPL1 gene encoding synaptophysin-like protein 1 isoform X2, translated to MHLYQNTGKIPLIDLVITVMAAFLWLVSTSAWAKALTDIKISTGPSIVREIASCRLPGSTCLFASVTSMGTLNVSVVFGLLNMILWGGNAWFVYKETSLHNPSNSTPQSSGIYPPTTGI
- the SYPL1 gene encoding synaptophysin-like protein 1 isoform X1 is translated as MTGLQVNLSPLLEPLGFMKVLEWIFSIFVFATCGGYKGTTTILVSCKGVVNKTVTAAFAYPFRLNTAVFSAPDPTRCGGTWTDFHLVGDFSSSAQFFVTFAVLVFLYCIAALVLYVGYMHLYQNTGKIPLIDLVITVMAAFLWLVSTSAWAKALTDIKISTGPSIVREIASCRLPGSTCLFASVTSMGTLNVSVVFGLLNMILWGGNAWFVYKETSLHNPSNSTPQSSGIYPPTTGI